Proteins co-encoded in one Girardinichthys multiradiatus isolate DD_20200921_A chromosome 11, DD_fGirMul_XY1, whole genome shotgun sequence genomic window:
- the ftr83 gene encoding finTRIM family, member 83 isoform X2 — protein MSFDQDSCYLCKEYLRDPVSIPCGHIFCSICLKTYWDHADHTGSYLCPECRVTYNKRPTPRRMGSSRHSTIQRNPESSPPPPPTPDYNYAGPQDVGCDICIGKKHKAIKTCLMCLASYCEKHLKPHFESATFKRHKLVDEIGHLDRQICPQHQKGLELFCRTDQMCICVLCTVKEHKGHDMVSAEQERAEEQQRLGATQAEIQEKIHDRLKQMEELKQAVDSIKNSAQRALQECEKMFSDMMRSIERMQQEMVKLISTNKRAALNNAEGHMERLTHEISDLKRRDNEITQLSRTEDHIHFIQSYHMLIAQTEAEELPSVTVNPYFSFGSVTKAVSEMKQHLNEFSNDELVKVAKTVNKMTFCELDEPKKKRSIKSEEAVMYKAVPVQEPQYRDDFLRYQRRGQTSRGHRVSHQL, from the exons ATGTCTTTTGATCAGGACAGCTGCTACCTCTGTAAAGAATATCTCAGAGATCCCGTGTCTATCCCATGCGGACACATTTTCTGCTCCATCTGCCTAAAGACCTATTGGGACCATGCGGACCACACCGGCTCGTACCTCTGCCCAGAGTGCAGGGTGACTTACAACAAGAGGCCCACTCCGAGGCGCATGGGAAGCTCCCGGCACTCCACCATCCAACGTAACCCAGAGTCCTCTCCACCGCCACCTCCAACCCCGGACTACAACTACGCCGGACCCCAGGATGTTGGGTGCGACATCTGCATCGGCAAAAAGCACAAAGCCATCAAGACCTGCCTAATGTGCCTAGCCTCCTACTGCGAGAAGCACCTTAAGCCCCACTTTGAGTCGGCCACTTTCAAAAGGCACAAACTGGTTGATGAGATCGGCCATCTGGACAGGCAGATCTGCCCACAGCATCAGAAAGGCCTGGAGCTGTTCTGCCGCACTGATCAGATGTGTATCTGTGTGCTGTGTACAGTGAAAGAACACAAGGGTCACGACATGGTGTCAGCAGAGCAGGAGAGAGCTGAGGAGCAG CAACGCCTGGGCGCCACTCAGGCTGAGATCCAGGAAAAGATTCATGACCGTCTCAAACAGATGGAGGAGCTGAAACAAGCTGTGGACTCAATTAAG AACTCGGCCCAAAGAGCGCTGCAGGAATGCGAGAAGATGTTTAGCGACATGATGCGCTCCATAGAGAGGATGCAGCAGGAGATGGTCAAGCTGATATCTACAAACAAGAGAGCTGCACTCAACAATGCAGAGGGCCACATGGAGCGCCTAACCCACGAAATCTCTGACTTGAAGAGGAGAGACAATGAGATCACCCAGCTGTCCCGCACTGAAGACCACATCCACTTCATCCAG agttACCACATGCTGATAGCCCAGACAGAGGCTGAGGAGTTGCCTTCAGTCACCGTAAATCCCTACTTCTCCTTCGGCTCTGTGACAAAGGCCGTGTCCGAGATGAAGCAGCACCTGAACGAATTCAGCAATGATGAGCTGGTGAAGGTCGCCAAAACAG TGAACAAAATGACCTTCTGTGAACTGGATGAGCCCAAAAAGAAACGATCAATTAAAA GTGAAGAGGCTGTGATGTACAAGGCCGTACCCGTCCAGGAACCTCAGTACAGGGATGACTTCTTGAGAT ATCAAAGGCGGGGCCAAACTAGCCGAGGCCACCGGGTGTCTCACCAACTGTGA
- the ftr83 gene encoding finTRIM family, member 83 isoform X1, translated as MSFDQDSCYLCKEYLRDPVSIPCGHIFCSICLKTYWDHADHTGSYLCPECRVTYNKRPTPRRMGSSRHSTIQRNPESSPPPPPTPDYNYAGPQDVGCDICIGKKHKAIKTCLMCLASYCEKHLKPHFESATFKRHKLVDEIGHLDRQICPQHQKGLELFCRTDQMCICVLCTVKEHKGHDMVSAEQERAEEQQRLGATQAEIQEKIHDRLKQMEELKQAVDSIKNSAQRALQECEKMFSDMMRSIERMQQEMVKLISTNKRAALNNAEGHMERLTHEISDLKRRDNEITQLSRTEDHIHFIQSYHMLIAQTEAEELPSVTVNPYFSFGSVTKAVSEMKQHLNEFSNDELVKVAKTVNKMTFCELDEPKKKRSIKSEEAVMYKAVPVQEPQYRDDFLRYACQLTLDPNTAYRQLYLSRGNRKAALKKDPQSYSDNPARFDSLPQVLCKENLAGGLYYWEVDWSGEGAAIGVTYKGIKRTGYGDSCRIGYNRKSWSLFCSDSSYSARHNKDQIEIKAPYSSRIGVFLDYDGGTLSFYAVGDTMSLLHRFKASFSEPVYPGFWVWYESAITLIQP; from the exons ATGTCTTTTGATCAGGACAGCTGCTACCTCTGTAAAGAATATCTCAGAGATCCCGTGTCTATCCCATGCGGACACATTTTCTGCTCCATCTGCCTAAAGACCTATTGGGACCATGCGGACCACACCGGCTCGTACCTCTGCCCAGAGTGCAGGGTGACTTACAACAAGAGGCCCACTCCGAGGCGCATGGGAAGCTCCCGGCACTCCACCATCCAACGTAACCCAGAGTCCTCTCCACCGCCACCTCCAACCCCGGACTACAACTACGCCGGACCCCAGGATGTTGGGTGCGACATCTGCATCGGCAAAAAGCACAAAGCCATCAAGACCTGCCTAATGTGCCTAGCCTCCTACTGCGAGAAGCACCTTAAGCCCCACTTTGAGTCGGCCACTTTCAAAAGGCACAAACTGGTTGATGAGATCGGCCATCTGGACAGGCAGATCTGCCCACAGCATCAGAAAGGCCTGGAGCTGTTCTGCCGCACTGATCAGATGTGTATCTGTGTGCTGTGTACAGTGAAAGAACACAAGGGTCACGACATGGTGTCAGCAGAGCAGGAGAGAGCTGAGGAGCAG CAACGCCTGGGCGCCACTCAGGCTGAGATCCAGGAAAAGATTCATGACCGTCTCAAACAGATGGAGGAGCTGAAACAAGCTGTGGACTCAATTAAG AACTCGGCCCAAAGAGCGCTGCAGGAATGCGAGAAGATGTTTAGCGACATGATGCGCTCCATAGAGAGGATGCAGCAGGAGATGGTCAAGCTGATATCTACAAACAAGAGAGCTGCACTCAACAATGCAGAGGGCCACATGGAGCGCCTAACCCACGAAATCTCTGACTTGAAGAGGAGAGACAATGAGATCACCCAGCTGTCCCGCACTGAAGACCACATCCACTTCATCCAG agttACCACATGCTGATAGCCCAGACAGAGGCTGAGGAGTTGCCTTCAGTCACCGTAAATCCCTACTTCTCCTTCGGCTCTGTGACAAAGGCCGTGTCCGAGATGAAGCAGCACCTGAACGAATTCAGCAATGATGAGCTGGTGAAGGTCGCCAAAACAG TGAACAAAATGACCTTCTGTGAACTGGATGAGCCCAAAAAGAAACGATCAATTAAAA GTGAAGAGGCTGTGATGTACAAGGCCGTACCCGTCCAGGAACCTCAGTACAGGGATGACTTCTTGAGAT aTGCTTGCCAGCTCACTCTGGACCCAAACACAGCCTACCGACAGCTCTACTTGTCTCGAGGGAATAGAAAGGCCGCTCTCAAGAAAGACCCCCAATCTTATAGCGACAACCCCGCAAGGTTCGACTCCCTGCCCCAGGTGCTGTGTAAGGAGAACCTCGCTGGAGGCCTTTACTACTGGGAGGTAGACTGGAGCGGGGAGGGCGCTGCCATCGGAGTCACCTACAAAGGCATCAAGAGGACGGGCTACGGAGACAGCTGCCGCATTGGCTACAACCGGAAATCGTGGAGCCTCTTCTGCTCCGACTCCAGCTACTCAGCCCGCCACAACAAGGACCAGATAGAAATCAAAGCGCCTTATTCCTCCCGCATCGGAGTCTTCCTGGACTACGATGGGGGCACTCTCTCATTCTACGCCGTAGGGGATACCATGTCCCTCCTCCACCGCTTCAAGGCCTCCTTTAGCGAGCCTGTCTATCCGGGCTTCTGGGTTTGGTATGAGTCTGCCATCACCCTCATCCAGCCGTGA
- the ruvbl2 gene encoding ruvB-like 2 isoform X1, with amino-acid sequence MAIFASLPLDFSQLKMAATKVPEVRDITRIERIGAHSHIRGLGLDDALEPRQVSQGMVGQLASRRAAGVILEMIKEGHIAGRAVLIAGQPGTGKTAIAMGIAQSLGLDTPFTALAGSEIFSLEMSKTEALSQAFRKAIGVRIKEETEIIEGEVVEIQIDRPATGTGAKVGKLTLKTTEMETIYDLGSKMIDSLSKEKVQAGDVITIDKATGKITKLGRSFTRARDYDAMGAQTKFVQCPEGELQKRKEVVHTVSLHEIDVINSRTQGFLALFSGDTGEIKSEVREQINAKVCEWREEGKAEIIPGVLFIDEVHMLDMECFSFLNRALESDLSPVLIMATNRGITRIRGTNYQSPHGIPIDLLDRLLIIATSPYTEKETRQILKIRCEEEDVELSEEAHTVLTRIGMETSLRYAIQLISTAGLVCRKRKGTEVQVEDIKRVYSLFLDEARSSQYMKEYQDSFLFNEAQTAGMDTS; translated from the exons ATGGCAATCTTCGCTTCTCTTCCATTAGATTTTTCTCAGTTAAAG ATGGCGGCTACAAAGGTTCCAGAGGTTCGTGATATCACACGGATTGAGAGAATTG GGGCACATTCTCACATCCGTGGCCTTGGTCTGGATGATGCTTTGGAGCCAAGACAG GTGTCTCAGGGGATGGTTGGCCAGCTGGCCTCCCGTCGTGCAGCAGGGGTCATCCTGGAAATGATTAAAGAAGGCCACATTGCTGGCAGGGCAGTACTGATCGCTGGCCAACCTGGCACAGGGAAAACTGCCATTGCTATGG GCATAGCACAGTCGCTGGGGCTCGACACACCCTTCACAGCTCTGGCTGGGAGTGAGATCTTCTCTCTGGAAATGAGCAAGACCGAGGCGCTGAGCCAAGCTTTTAGAAAAGCCATTGGAGTGAGAATCAA GGAGGAAACGGAGATCATTGAAGGAGAGGTGGTGGAGATCCAGATTGATAGACCTGCCACTGGAACG GGTGCAAAAGTGGGCAAGCTGACTCTAAAGACCACTGAAATGGAGACAATATATGATTTGGGCAGCAAGATGATTGACAGTCTTAGCAAAGAGAAGGTACAAGCTGG AGATGTTATCACCATTGACAAAGCCACTGGGAAGATCACCAAGTTGGGACGCTCTTTTACCAGAGCCAGAGACTACGATGCCATGGGAGCTCAG ACAAAGTTTGTACAGTGTCCTGAGGGAGAGCTGCAGAAGAGGAAGGAGGTGGTGCACACAGTGTCGCTCCACGAGATTGATGTCATCAACAGCCGCACACAAGGCTTCCTAGCTCTCTTCTCTGGAGACACCGGAGAGATCAAGTCGGAAGTCCGTGAGCAGATTAACGCCAAAGTGTGTGAGTGGAGGGAAGAAGGAAAGGCAGAGATTATTCCTGGG GTGTTATTTATTGATGAAGTCCATATGCTGGACATGGAGTGTTTCTCGTTCCTGAACCGTGCGCTGGAGAGTGACCTGTCCCCAGTTCTCATCATGGCGACCAACAGAGGCATCACTCG AATCCGTGGAACAAATTATCAGAGCCCTCATGGCATCCCCATCGACCTGCTGGATCGCTTGCTTATTATCGCCACCTCTCCTTACACAGAAAAAGAGACCAGACAGATTCTAAAGATCCG GTGTGAAGAGGAGGATGTGGAGCTGAGCGAGGAGGCCCACACCGTCCTCACTCGGATCGGCATGGAGACATCACTGCGCTACGCCATCCAGCTGATCAGCACGGCGGGGCTGGTGTGTCGTAAACGCAAG GGGACAGAGGTTCAGGTGGAGGACATTAAAAGGGTTTACTCACTTTTCCTGGATGAGGCCAGGTCCTCCCAGTACATGAAGGAGTACCAGGATTCCTTCCTCTTCAATGAAGCAC AAACGGCTGGCATGGACACGTCATAA
- the ruvbl2 gene encoding ruvB-like 2 isoform X2 → MAATKVPEVRDITRIERIGAHSHIRGLGLDDALEPRQVSQGMVGQLASRRAAGVILEMIKEGHIAGRAVLIAGQPGTGKTAIAMGIAQSLGLDTPFTALAGSEIFSLEMSKTEALSQAFRKAIGVRIKEETEIIEGEVVEIQIDRPATGTGAKVGKLTLKTTEMETIYDLGSKMIDSLSKEKVQAGDVITIDKATGKITKLGRSFTRARDYDAMGAQTKFVQCPEGELQKRKEVVHTVSLHEIDVINSRTQGFLALFSGDTGEIKSEVREQINAKVCEWREEGKAEIIPGVLFIDEVHMLDMECFSFLNRALESDLSPVLIMATNRGITRIRGTNYQSPHGIPIDLLDRLLIIATSPYTEKETRQILKIRCEEEDVELSEEAHTVLTRIGMETSLRYAIQLISTAGLVCRKRKGTEVQVEDIKRVYSLFLDEARSSQYMKEYQDSFLFNEAQTAGMDTS, encoded by the exons ATGGCGGCTACAAAGGTTCCAGAGGTTCGTGATATCACACGGATTGAGAGAATTG GGGCACATTCTCACATCCGTGGCCTTGGTCTGGATGATGCTTTGGAGCCAAGACAG GTGTCTCAGGGGATGGTTGGCCAGCTGGCCTCCCGTCGTGCAGCAGGGGTCATCCTGGAAATGATTAAAGAAGGCCACATTGCTGGCAGGGCAGTACTGATCGCTGGCCAACCTGGCACAGGGAAAACTGCCATTGCTATGG GCATAGCACAGTCGCTGGGGCTCGACACACCCTTCACAGCTCTGGCTGGGAGTGAGATCTTCTCTCTGGAAATGAGCAAGACCGAGGCGCTGAGCCAAGCTTTTAGAAAAGCCATTGGAGTGAGAATCAA GGAGGAAACGGAGATCATTGAAGGAGAGGTGGTGGAGATCCAGATTGATAGACCTGCCACTGGAACG GGTGCAAAAGTGGGCAAGCTGACTCTAAAGACCACTGAAATGGAGACAATATATGATTTGGGCAGCAAGATGATTGACAGTCTTAGCAAAGAGAAGGTACAAGCTGG AGATGTTATCACCATTGACAAAGCCACTGGGAAGATCACCAAGTTGGGACGCTCTTTTACCAGAGCCAGAGACTACGATGCCATGGGAGCTCAG ACAAAGTTTGTACAGTGTCCTGAGGGAGAGCTGCAGAAGAGGAAGGAGGTGGTGCACACAGTGTCGCTCCACGAGATTGATGTCATCAACAGCCGCACACAAGGCTTCCTAGCTCTCTTCTCTGGAGACACCGGAGAGATCAAGTCGGAAGTCCGTGAGCAGATTAACGCCAAAGTGTGTGAGTGGAGGGAAGAAGGAAAGGCAGAGATTATTCCTGGG GTGTTATTTATTGATGAAGTCCATATGCTGGACATGGAGTGTTTCTCGTTCCTGAACCGTGCGCTGGAGAGTGACCTGTCCCCAGTTCTCATCATGGCGACCAACAGAGGCATCACTCG AATCCGTGGAACAAATTATCAGAGCCCTCATGGCATCCCCATCGACCTGCTGGATCGCTTGCTTATTATCGCCACCTCTCCTTACACAGAAAAAGAGACCAGACAGATTCTAAAGATCCG GTGTGAAGAGGAGGATGTGGAGCTGAGCGAGGAGGCCCACACCGTCCTCACTCGGATCGGCATGGAGACATCACTGCGCTACGCCATCCAGCTGATCAGCACGGCGGGGCTGGTGTGTCGTAAACGCAAG GGGACAGAGGTTCAGGTGGAGGACATTAAAAGGGTTTACTCACTTTTCCTGGATGAGGCCAGGTCCTCCCAGTACATGAAGGAGTACCAGGATTCCTTCCTCTTCAATGAAGCAC AAACGGCTGGCATGGACACGTCATAA